AGCGAGCACAGCCAGGTGCTGACCTTTGCCGATCTGAAAGTTGACTGCCTGCAGCGCTCCGCGTGGCGCGGCGGCAAGCGCATCGACCTGACCGATAAAGAGATCAAGCTGCTGATGCTGCTGATGGAGCATCCCGGTAAAGTGCTCAGCCGTACCCTGCTGCTGGAGCGGGTCTGGGGCTATCAGTTCGACCCGCAGACCAACCTGATAGACGTACACCTGTCCAAGCTGCGTGCCAAGATCGACAAGGGCTTTTCGCTGCCGCTGATCCGCACCCTGCGCTCGGTAGGTTACTGCCTGGGTGAAGTGGAGAAGAGGTAAGGGTGTCGTCAGTTAACAATCTGCGCGAGTCCGGCCTGCGCCTGCGCCTTTTCCGCCGCCGGGCGCTGATGAAGCTGCATCAGTGGCAGGCGATTCTCGCCAACTACGATCCGGCGTTCCTGTCGACCTCGAATTTTCGCCAGGCTATCGCCATCGCCTATCTGTTTATGATGATGATGCTGGGCTGTATCGTGGGCGTCAGTGTGCTAAGCGAGTCACTGTTGCGCACCCACGTGCATGATATTATCACCAACGATATCTACAGCTATTCCGCCAAATCGCGGCTGAAGAGCAGCGAAAGCCTGGTGGAATTTCTGCGCCAGGAGCGCGACGAACAGAGCGGCGAGCTGCCGATGGTGATGGTGCTGGCCGCCGACGGGGCGATGATCTATCACAACGCGCCGATGATGCCCGCGCGCGGCCACTGCGGCATGGATATTGAATGCCTGAAGGGGCTGCTGGGCGTGGCGGGCAGCAATCAGGTGATTGCGCTGGCGGTGCGGCTGGACGACGGTGCGACGTTCTTTCGCGCGTACAATATTGTGCCGATGCTGGAGCGGCTGCGCACCATCCCGCTGGTGGCCGGAGCCGGGGTGTTTATCCTGCTGATGTGCTGCCTGCTGGTCAGCAGCCGGTTCAGCCAGCGCAACCTCAACAGCGTGCGGCAAATCCGCGAGGCGCTGCGCCGTTACAGCACCGGCGAGCAGCAGGTGAGGATGCCGGTTTCACCGTGGGGCAACGATTTTGACGGGCTGTGCACCGATATCAACCAGAACCTGGAGCGCATCGATCGCCTGATGGATCAGGTGCGCAGCACCGCCGGGCACGTGGCGCACGAACTGCGCACGCCGCTGACGCATCTGCAGAACCGGCTGTTCAGCCTCGGCGAACGTGACGATCTCAGCGGCAGCGTGCGGCGCGAGATCGACGCGGCCACCACCGAAGTACAGGACGTGCTGGCGCTGTTTCGCAACGTGATGCGCATTGGTGAAATTGAAAGCGGGCGCTGCGTGCACCAGTTTGAATCCTTCAGCGCGCAGGATCTGCTGAACGATTTAGCCGAATACTATCAGCCGCTGGCGGAAGAGAAGCAGTGCTCGCTGGCGGTGGAACTGAACGCCCCGATGCCGCTGTTTGGCGACCGGGCGCTGGTGTTCCAGGCAATGGCGAATCTGATTGAAAATTCGCTGAAGTACGCCGCGGAACGCGGACGGATCACCCTCAGCGTCCAGCTGCATCGCGGCTGGCTGGCGCTGGTGGTGGCGGATCTGGGGCCGGGTATTGCACCGGGACAGTATTCGCGGGCGACGGAACGCTTTGAACGACTGGGGCAGGACGGTACGCACAGTGGTTTTGGGCTCGGACTTTCGCTGGTAAAAGCGATAGCCGAATTACATCATGGTAAACTCTATTTTGGATCTGCCGATCCCGGGCTGGTGGTCTATTTGTGTCTTAATCGCAGCTAGTGATGGATTTCTCCAGGAAAGTCTTAGCATCAATCTGGCTATTTTTATGCCGTTTGTTTTATGTGTAATATTATTTACCATTAAGAATTATTAATTCTCCCTCTGCGCGCAGGGAATTATTCCCTGCGCGTAAATCCTTATAAAGTATAATCCCTTCTTCACGTCAGGTTTTATTTTGTGGTGCAACGTTTTTTGCCGCGTAAATTACGGCTGTTCCGGCAAGAAAATAGCGAAAATTAACGTATCTTAATCTTCGGTATCTTGTTGTTCGTGAGAATAAGTCTCATTATTGACGCCTCTGATTGTCCTTCTGCCGTGGCACAAGGCAACCTAATAACCTGAAAGAGAGTAGCGGAATAATGAAACTGTTAAGTGCAAAACTGCGCGCCTTTTTCCATGATGAAAGCGGCGTAACGGCCATTGAATACGGCATCCTCGCGGCGGCGATGGCGGCAGCGATTGCGGCCATCTTCGGCGATGACGGTATTTTTGTTAAGGCGCTGAACGACAAGTTTACCCAGATTGCCGATCAGATCACCGGATCCGGCACCACCACCAAATAATGGCGATACAGTCAGGCCTACAGATTGCCTGGTATGTCCTGCTGGCTGTCGGTTTGCTGTGGTGCGTGACTAGCGACCTGCTGGCGCGGCGTATTCCTAACCGCGCCGTGATGCTGTTGCTGCTGGGCTTTCTGGCGCTTTGCGCGCTGGCGGCTGAGGGAATAGCCGGTCCGCTGCCGCGTATTTCAGGTTCACTGCTGCAGGCGTTACCCGGTGCCGGTCTGGTATTTGTGGTGGGCTTTGCGATGTTTCTGACCGGCCGCCTGGGGGCCGGAGATGTGAAGTTGATGAGCGTGCTCTGCCTCTGGGTGGGTTACGGGCACCAGACGCGATTTGTGATGATCACCGCGATAGCGGGTGGGGTACTGGCGCTGGCGCTGCCGCTGCTGAATACCTTAACCACCGGCATTGCGTTGTTTATTGAGCGACTGAACAGCAACCTGCGGATAAATATTACGCCGCCGCCGGTATTACCCGATGAGTTATCGCGGGGTATTCCTTACGGAATTGCCATTGCATTTGGTGCGGCTTATATCCTTATTTGGCCTCAGTTCTGAATAAAAGAGTCTGAAGCGGTAAATATAAAAAAATGAAAATTAATTCAACGGTATTATTAGCCGGGGCGCTAATGGCTGCCGGAGTGGTGGCGCTGCTCGTTCGCAGCCAGCTCTCTGCGCCGGTGGTTAAACAGGCACCCAAGGCACCAGTGGAAAAAACCGCGGTATTAGTTGCCGCGCGCGATCTCTCCCCGGGTGATTTTATCGACCCCTCTGCTCTGCGCTGGGAAGAAACGGCGGAAGCCGTTTCCCGCTCATTCTATTTTGTCAGCGGTAAAGACCAGGAAAATAAACTGTTCGGCGCCACGCTGCGCGAACGTATTCCGGCAGGAACGCGCCTGAGCAGTAATATGCTGGTGCGTCCGAACGAGCCTGGCTTTGTGGCCGCCGTGCTGCATCCGGGCATGCGCGCAATCTCTATCCCCACCAGCGCCGTGGCCAGCAACTCCGGTCTGGTTTCCGCCGGCGATCGGGTGGATGTGATCCTCAGCCTGCGCCGTGATGAACAAGCGCAGCCCGCGCCGACGGCCGCTGCGCCGGTGGTGGTGCCGATGCTGGCCGCGCAGACCGTGGCGCGCAATCTGCGGGTGCTGGCGATGAACAGCCAGACCGACACCGACGTGCGTCCGCGCCAGGACGTTGACGGCGACGCGACGGGCAAAAACGCCCCGGCACGGCCGCGCAACCCGGTCTACCAAACCGTCACCGTGGAAGCCACGCCGCAGCAGGCGGAGGTGCTTGCCGTGGCGAAAGAGGTTGGCCTGCTGCAGCTGGCCCTGCGCAGCCCGGTAGAATCGGATGACGATGCCGATGCGGGACCGTCCACGGTCACTCGCCTGGCGGATACCACCCGTATTTACGGTGGCTTGCAGGGCAATGTGAAGGTGAAAACGTTCCGGGCGGATAAGCAGGACGTGCAGCAGTTCCCGGCAAGATGACCGCGTACTGCCGCAGCCTGCGGCGGTACGGATGAGATAATCCCAGTCACGGATATTCCTAAATGAAGATGAAACCTACCGACTTTTGCCGCCGCCCGGCTGGCAAACGATTGCTGACGGCCCTCAGCTGGCTGTTAGCCACCCTGGCGCTGCCGGCGGCGGCGGTCACCCAGATTGATGCCACCAGCGAGATCCACCTTAACGTGCATCAGGGCCGCATGCTGCAGCTGGATGAAGTCCCGGACAGCGTGCTGGTTGCCGATCCGGAAATCGCCAGCTTTGAACTGCCGTCTCCCGGCAACGTATTCGTCTATGCCAAAACCGTCGGCACCACCACGCTGTATGCGATGGACGCCGACGGCCAGGTGATCGGCGCGATCCGCCTGGTGGCCGAGCACGACCTCGCTGCGCTGAAGGAGCGCCTGCGCCGTGAGTTCCCGGATGCGCAGATCCAGCTGGAAGCGTCGATACCCAGCGGCGTGATCGTGCGCGGCAGCGTGGAAACCCCACAGGATGCCAAGAAAGTCATCGACAGCGTGCAGGCGTGGATCGGCTCTTCCGGCGGCGCGGGTGGCGGTGGACAAGGCGGGCAGGGCGGTGGTGCCGGCGGCGGCGGTGGTTCAGGCAATTCGCAGCCTGGCTCCAGCACCACCTCCCCTAACGTGGTCAACCAGCTCAAAGTGCGCACCCCATCGCAGATCAACATCCGCGTTCGCGTGGTGGAAGTCTCCCGCAAGCTGACCCACGAACTGGGCTTTAACTGGGATGCCTCATTAAATCGCGGCGGCAACAGCTTCGGCTTCGGCAGCGGCGCGCTGACCGACTTCTTCAGCGCCACCAGTAACACCTTCACCCGCGAAGGCGGCAGCGGCATCCTCGGCTACAGCAGCACCGGCAGCGACGGCTCGCTGAGCACGCTGCTCTCGGCGATGAACTCACAGGGGCTGGCCTCGGTGCTTGCCGAACCCAACCTGACGGCGATGTCCGGTGAAACCGCGGCGTTTGCCGCCGGGGGCGAGGTGCCGATTGTGCTGGTGACCGGCAACAGCATCAGCATCGATTACAAATCCTACGGGGTGATCCTGCGCATGACGCCGACCCTGCTGTCGGGCAACCGCATCAGCCTGCATATTGCGCCGGAAGTCAGCGAGCTGACCTCGGTCGGATCGGTCCAGCTGGAAGGCGGCTCCACCATTCCTGCCCTCACCGTGCGCCGTGCCGACACTACCGTCGAACTGGCCAGCGGTCAGAGCTTCGCCCTCGCCGGGATGCTGCGCAGCAGCAACAGCCAGACGGTCGACGGCGTGCCGGGTCTGTCATCGATTCCGGTGGTGGGCCGCATGTTTGAGAAAGAATCGACCAGCAGCGAAGAAACCGAACTGGTGATCATCGCCACCGCCTACGTGGTTGCCCCGGTGAGCGCCGGACAGCTGCAAACCCCGGGCAGCGGCGTGAAGATGATCGATGCCGTAACTCCTGAATTCGGTGCCGCTGGCTACCTCTACTGACAGGCGATAAACATGAAAACCTCTTCTTTATTTACCCTGCGCCTGAGCGGCATGGCGCTGCTGATGACCACGCTGGTCGCCTGTAGCGACCGCGATATCAGCGCCGAACGCATGGCGCGTTTCAATCAGCCGGACCTGGCGGCGGTGAAGGTGAAGCCGTCCTCGCTGGCGGTCAATCTTCAGGTCGATCGCAACGGCCAGGGGCTGACCCCGGAATCGCTGGCGGCGGTCAATCAGCTGCTGAAGCAGCAGGGCAGGCTGGAAAAACAGACCCTGACTCTGACTCCGTGGACCCCGCGCGGCGAGCAGCTGGCGAATCGCCTGGCGAGTGCCCTGCAGAATGCCGGAGCCGACAAGCGCCACGTGCGGGTGATGGGCCGCGTGCCGTCCGCCGGTCGCGGTGGCGATCTGCAGCTGCAGTCGCAGGCGCTGGCGGTCACCAACACCCGCTGCCAGATCAACGACCCCAACCTGCTGATGGTCAAGCCGTATGACGCGGTGGGCTATCTCGGCTGCGCCAACCAGAGCAACCTGGCGCAGATGGTGGCGGATCCGCGCGATCTGATTCAGGCGCGCAGCCTGGATGATGCCGACGGCGCGGTGATCGTCAACAGCATCGAACGCTACCAGCAGAACGAGGTGAAAGACCTCATCGACATTAACTTCGACGAAGATTAACGGAAGGTTAAGCGTATGAGCGAGGCAACGAATTCCGCCCAGCAGGAAGGCGAAGAGTGGGGCACCGGCCTGGTGGCCTTTATCCAGGGCAGCGGGGCGCAAAGCCAGCTGCGTGAAGACCTGGCGCGGCTGAAGCGCAGCGATGCGCAGGTGCTGGCCGGTGGCCTGAGCGCCGCCGCGCAGTGGTGCGAAGTCAACCTGCCGCCGCAGGTGCTGCTGGTGGATCTGGACGGCGAGCCGTGGCCGCTGCCGGCGCTGGAAAGCCTGATGGCGATGTGCGGACCGCAGACGCGCCTGATTGCGCTCGGCGAGGGGCAGGATATCGGCCTGTACCGCGCGCTGCTGCAGCTGGGCGTCACCGACTATCTGGTGAAACCCTGCACCCTCGATCTGCTCTCCTCCACGCTGGCGAAGTGCGACGGCCAGCAGTCCGGCCCGGAATATGCCCGCACCGGGCGCACCGTGGCGGTGGTTGGTGCCAGCGGCGGCGTTGGCACCAGCACCATTGCCGCCGGGCTGGCGCAGCTGATGTCCGGCGAACGGCACCTGCCGGTGGCGCTGGTGGACTTCGATCGTCGCCACGGCGATCAGCTGCTGCTGCAGGGCGTCAGCGAGAGCGGCGGCCTGTCGGCGGTGCTGGAAAGCAGCCAGCTGGATACCCGTCTGCTCCAGCGCGCGATGCTGCAGGTGGATACCCGCCTGCACCTGCTGGCGCAAAAGCCGGAGCTGGGTGAGCTGACGGAACCGGATGCCGACGCGGTGCTGCACCTCGGCGGCAGCCTGTGCCGCATGTTCAATCAGGTGGTGTGGGATCTGCCCGGCTCGTTCCCCAACGGCGCGCTGGATGTGATCTGCTGCGCCGATCTGCGCATTATCGTCACCGAACTGACGGTGCAGGACGCGCGCAACGTCAGGCGCATTATCCAGGCCATCGGCGACGAGAGCGAAGGGCAGCGGCTGATGCTGGTGCACAACCAGAGCCACTATGCCGGAGCCGCGCCGCTGACGCGGGCGCAGTTCGAAGCGCTGGTCGGGCGTCCTGTGGACCTGGTGCTGCCGCATGCCGGTGTCGGACTGGGGCAGAGCCTGAGCCTGGGCGCGCTGGATCTCGCCGCCAGCGGTCCGTTCCGCCAGGCGATGCGCCAGCTGGTGGATCTCGCCTGCGGGCAGCGCCTGCAGCCGGTGAAAAAGAACTGGCTGAACGGCCTGCTCAAGCGCGCCTGAGCGAACTAACGTGAGGAAAAATCCCATGCTGATGCGTAAACCTGCCGCCCCGCGTCGTGAAGAGCCGGCCAGAAAAACCGAAGCCGCCCCACAGGCCGCCAGCGCGGTCGAGGTGCCGGAAGCGCGCCAGGCCGCCCCCGCGCCGCGCCCGCAGGCGGAAAGCCGCAACGGCAACCGTCGGCTGATCCGCTCGCAGCTCTATGACCTGATCGATGCCGGTCGCGCAGCGGCGATGTCCCGCGACAAGCTGCTGCTGCAAATCCAGTCGGCCATCCGCCAGCTGTGCGATGACCAGCGCCTGCAGCTCTCGCGGCAGGAAGAGGAGCTGATCGCCGGTGAAATGCTCGACGAGATGACCGGCATCGGCCCGATCCAGCCGCTGCTCTCTGACGACACCGTCAACGATATTCTGGTTAACGGTGCCGGGCAGGTGTTTATCGAGCGCTTCGGCAAGCTGGAGCTGTCGCCGATCACCTTTATCGACGAAGAGCACGTGTTTAACACCGCCCAGCGCATTGCCGCCGGGGTGGGCCGCCGCATCGATGAATCCAGCCCGATGGTCGATGCCCGCCTGCCGGACGGCAGCCGCGTCAACGTCATCACCTATCCGCTGGCGATCGACGGCACCACCATTTCGATCCGTAAATTTATGCGCCGCAACCTGTCGCTGGAGCATCTGGCGTCGCAGGGCTGTATGTCTCCGGCGATGGCCGACGTGCTGAACAAAGCGATGCAGGCGCGGCTGAACGTGATTGTCTCCGGCGGTACCGGTGCCGGTAAAACCACGCTGCTGAACGCGCTGTCGCAGAAAATCGACAGCACCGACCGCATCATCACCATCGAAGACGCCGCCGAACTGCAGCTGCAGCAGGAGCACGTGGTGCGTCTGGAAACCCGCCCGGTCAGCGCCGAGGGCAGCGGCAAGGTCGACCAGCGCGACCTGATGCGTAACGCCCTGCGTATGCGCCCGGACCGCATCATCCTGGGCGAGGTGCGCGGCGGCGAGTGCTTCGACATGCTGCAGGCGATGAACACCGGCCACGACGGATCGCTGTGTACCGTGCACGCCAACACCACCCGCGATGCGGTTCAGCGCCTGGAAAACATGGTGATGATGGCCAATATGCAGCTGCCGCTGATGGCCATCCGCCGCCAGATCGCCAGCGCGGTGCATCTGATCGTGCAGATCGAACGTATGCGCGACGGCATGCGCCGCGTGGTAGCGGTCAGCGAGCTGTGCGGCATGGAAAACGAGGTGCTGCAAATGCAGGACCTGTTCAATTTCCGCGTCACCGGATCGGACGGCCAGGGGCGCATCACCGGCGAGTACGTGCAGACCATCCAGCGCCCGCAGTTCTATGCGGACAAAGCGCACCTGTTCGATGCGTACTAAGGGAGCCTGATGAACGCGTTTAAGCTGAATCTGATCACCGGGCTGGTCTTTCTTTCCGTACTGATTGTGGTGCTGGCCGTCAGCCACTGGCGGCGTCAGCGCCAGCTGGATGAACAGCGCCGCCAGCGCTTCGCGCAGATCCTCGGTGAGGGGGCGGAAGCCGCCGGTGAGGAGGATGTGTCGATTCTGCGCAGCCAGGCGCAGACGCCGCTGGCCTCGGTGCCGCTGCTCGGGCCGCTGCTGGCAAAACTGTGGCAGCAGCTGGCGTTTATCGGCTGGCAGTCGACCCTGCGCAAGCGCCTGCTGATCCTCTCTGCAGTTGGACTGCTGGTGGGAATGACCCTCGGTCAGCGCACGCCGCTGCCGCTCACTTTTGGTCTGCTGTTCTCGCTGCTGGTTACCCTGGTGCTCGGCGTGCTGCTGTTCCGCGGCACGCTGCAAAAACACCTGCACCAGCTGCGAGAAGGGCTGCCGGATGCCATTGACGCCATCACCCGCAGCGTGCGCGCCGGGGTACCGGTTGCCAACACCTTCGGTCAGGTGGCCTCACACCTCAGCGGCCCGCTGGCCACCGAGTTCCGCACCATCGATCACTGGCTGAAGCTGGGCATTCCGCTGCGCCAGGTGATCCAGACCTCCGCCGGACGGGTGCCGATGGCCGAATACCGTTTCTTCGCGGTGATCCTGATCATCAACCAGGAAGCGGGCGGCCGCTTAGGGGAAACCCTGGAACGCCTCGCCACCACGCTGCGCCAGCGCCGCGAGCTGGCGATGAAGGTGCAGTCGAAAACCTCAGAGGCCCGCGCCTCGGCAAAGATCGTCGCCGCGCTGTTCCCCTGCTGCCTGGGCTACATGTACCTCAAGTCGCCGGAGGACATCACCTTCCTGTTCAGCGATCCGGTCGGCAGCACCATTCTGATTTACGCGCTGTGCAGCATCACGCTGGGCATGCTGATCACCCACCTGATGGTTAAACGCATCGCGTAAGGAGCTTTGAACCATGAGTCATAACCCGGATTCAATGCTGTGGCTGGCCCTGCTGCTGATTGTCGCCGGCCTGTGGCTGCTGCTGAAAAGCCGCCGCAGCGGCGCACTGCAGCGCCTGCAGGCACGCCTGGCGCCGCATCTCGGTGCCGGTGACGCCGGGCAGGGCGGCACGGCCGACGAACTGAGCATTCTGCGCAACCAGGGGGCCGCGCTGTCCCCGCAGCTGGAAAAGGTGCTGATGCCGGTGGCCCGCTTCGGCGAGCGGATGGCGGGATCGGACCGCGATCGCCAGCAGCTGCGCCGCCTGCTGGACCTGGCCGGATTCCGCCGGGTGGAAGCGCTCGGCTGGCTGCTGAGCGGCAAGCTGGCGACCGGCGTGGCGCTGGGGCTGCTGCTTAACGTCGGCGCGCTGCCCGCCGGTGACCGCTTCAGCCTGACCGGGCTGGCGGCGATGCTGATTGGCTTCTTCGTCGGCGGGCTGCTGCCGGAGTTCTGGCTGAAGATGCGCGCCGCCGGTCGCGGGGAAAAGCTGGCCCGTGCGGTGCCCGATGCGCTGGATCTGATGGTGGTCTGCGCCGAAGCGGGCCTGCCGATTGGCCGCGTATTGCAGGTGGTCTCGAAGGAGCTGGGCCTGTCCGCACCGGAAATGGCCGACGAACTGCGCTACACCGCCGCCGAACTCCAGATCCTTGCCGACCGTAATACCGCGCTGTATCACCTGGCCGAGCGCACGCGGGTGGCGGAAATCGAAAGCATGGTCGCCACCCTGCTGCAGGCGGAGCGCTACGGCACGCCGCTGTCCCAGGCCCTGCGCACCATTGCCGATGAAAGCCGCAAAACCCTGTTGCTGACCCTGGAAGAGAAGGCGGGCAAGCTGCCCGCCCAGCTCAGCGTACCGCTGATGGCCCTTATTCTGCCGCCGATTATCGCCATTATGGCCGCACCCGCGCTGCTGCGCGTGATCCGCCTGCTGGCCCAATAACGAGAGAACCTGAAATGTCGATGAAAAAATCCCCGTCACTGTTGACCCCGCGCCTGCTGCTGGCGCTGATCTGCGGCCTGATGTTGGCCGGCTGCAGTTCCGGCTTGGGACTGAAGGGCAGTAAAGATGAAGGGCTGAAGCTGGCGCGCCTGCTGCGCGATCAGGGTCGGCTGGAAGCGGCCAGCGAAGTGTATGCCCGCCTGGACGCGCGCGGCAAGCTGAGCGGTGCCGAGATGCTGGAATACGCTACCGTCAGCGCGCCGGTGCAGCAGCCCGCGCAGGCGCTGGCGCTGTATGGCCGCGCGCGCAATGCGCTGGGGGGCAATATCGACAAAATGGCGGACACCGAAGCGCTGGCCCTGTGCCTCGGCATGGGCCGCGCCGAGCTGGCGCTGGGCCGTATGACCACCGCCGGTAAAGACTTCGAGTGTGCGCTGCGACGCGACGGCGGCAACGCTACCGCGCTGAACGGCATGGGCGTACTGCTGGATGCCCAGGGCCGCCACGACGAGGCCCGCAGCCGCTTTGAGCAGGCGCTGCAGAGCGAGCCGGGCAACGTGGCGGTGATGAACAACCTCGCGCTCTCCTGGCTCTCCAGCGGCCAGCCGGATCGCGCCATCGGCCAGCTGCGCACCGCCGATATGAATAACCCGTCGCTGCGCCTTAACCTGGCGCTGGCCTATCTCTATAAGGGTGATGAGGCCGGTGCTCGCGATACCCTGTCACACCTGGCCGCCGCCGACCGCATCGATGGGCTGATCGCCACGCTGAGCACCCGCGCCGACGAACTGAAGCAGAAAGGCGGCAACGGTAATCCGCTGCTGCTGGCCAGTACCCAGATGCTGCCGCTCAGCGAAAACGCCCAATGACAGCCGTAAAGCTGCGCCGCCTCTTCGCCGCCGCCCGCTGCGAGCGGGGAGTGATCGCCACCGAGCTGGCGTTCCTCGCCCCGGTGGTGCTGGTGGGCGTGATGATGCTGTTCGAACTGGCGCGCATCGGGCTGGTGATTGGCATCGGCAGCGTGGCGCTGGATAACGCCGTGCAGTCGTTTCGCCTGGACACGCTGGAAAGCGAAAGCGCCAGCGATATGGCCGATTCGCTGCGCAGCCGCATGGTGAAAGCGGGGTACGGCTATATCTCCGCCGACGATCTGTCGGTCAGCGTGCTGCACTTTGACAGCCTGAGCGAGCTGGGTGGGCTTACGGTGTCCGACGATGAGCAGG
The sequence above is a segment of the Erwinia sp. SLM-02 genome. Coding sequences within it:
- a CDS encoding tetratricopeptide repeat protein; the encoded protein is MSMKKSPSLLTPRLLLALICGLMLAGCSSGLGLKGSKDEGLKLARLLRDQGRLEAASEVYARLDARGKLSGAEMLEYATVSAPVQQPAQALALYGRARNALGGNIDKMADTEALALCLGMGRAELALGRMTTAGKDFECALRRDGGNATALNGMGVLLDAQGRHDEARSRFEQALQSEPGNVAVMNNLALSWLSSGQPDRAIGQLRTADMNNPSLRLNLALAYLYKGDEAGARDTLSHLAAADRIDGLIATLSTRADELKQKGGNGNPLLLASTQMLPLSENAQ
- a CDS encoding TadE/TadG family type IV pilus assembly protein translates to MTAVKLRRLFAAARCERGVIATELAFLAPVVLVGVMMLFELARIGLVIGIGSVALDNAVQSFRLDTLESESASDMADSLRSRMVKAGYGYISADDLSVSVLHFDSLSELGGLTVSDDEQGENRQTLPVWSVTVQIKKEFLSPLPEVLSLGNTFRYQYKHVFGTELNDE